In Pannonibacter sp. XCT-53, the sequence CAGGCGGGCAAACGCCGGTCCAAGCTGTTCCCGCGCCGGAAGGATGCCGACGTCTATCTGGTCAAGGTCCGCTCGCTGGTCGCCAACCACACCTATCTGGCCGACAGCGACAGCACGACCGTGGCCGAGGCCGCGAAGGCGTGGCTCGACCATTGCGAGGTGCGCTGCAAGACCGGGCGGCGGATGGAGCGGTCCACTCTGCGGGGCTACAGCGACTATGTGCGCCTGCACATCACCGCGCCAGAGATCGGCATCGGGGAGAAGCTGATCGCCCAACTGACCCGCCGCCATGTCAACGAGTTCCGCGACCGGATGCTGATGAACGGCCGGTCCGAACACCTGACCCGCCGCGCGCTGTCGGTCCTGAAGCTGGCGCTGGACCATGCCATCGACAACGGCCAGCTGTTCACCAATGCCGCCCAAGGGGTGCGGGTGATCAAGTCCAGCCGGATCGAGCACAAGGCGCCAGTGCCGACCAAGGAGGCGATCCGCGCCCTGATCGAGGCGGCCGACGAGGATTTCAAGCCGCACCTGATCGTTTCGGCCTTGGGCGGATTGCGCGCGTCAGAGTTGCGGGGCCTGCGCTGGCAAGACGTCGATTTCGACAAGGGCTTCCTCCACATCCGCCAGCGCGCCGATGCCTACAACCAGATGGGCGAGCCGAAATCCCGCGCCGGGTTCCGCGACATCCCGGCCGGGCCGATGGTCTTGAACGCCTTACGCCGATGGAAACTGCGCTGTCCGAAGAACGCCCACGATCTGGTCTTCCCCGCGCCGCAGGGCGGGATCCTGCAGCACACCAAGACCCAAGCCCGGTTCCGCAAGCTCTTGGAAAAGGTCGAGGTCACGATGCGCTGGCACGACTTGCGCCACTTCGCCGTGTCGCTGTGGATCGAGCAGGGCTTCTCGATCAAGGAGGTCATGACCTTCGCGGGCCATTCCTCGATCCAGATGACCATGGAACGCTACGGCCACCTGTTCCCCTCGCCCGACCACCAGAAAGCCATGGCGATGGTCGAGGCGAAGCTTTTGGGGTGAGCAGTTTCGGGTGGCGGGAATGGTATGCTCTGGCTAACTTGCTGACATGCAGATCAATTTCACACGCGAACAGATCCTCGAATATGCAGGGCGCTACGTCTATGACGCGGATGACGTGCTCGGCGCGCAGATGGAGGCTGCTGCACAAAGGGGCCACATGACGCGGGAAGACCTGATCGAGGTCGCGCGGTGGAAGTGGCGCGGTGGCCGCACGCGCCAGCTTTGCAGTCAGCACACCGAAGCCGAGGTTCGGGAGATTACAGGTGTTTCGTTCGCAGCCGGGTCCGAGCGGCTTCGCATAGGCGCCCTGCTCGCGCTGCGTGGCGTGCAATGGCCCATGGCAAGCGTGATCCTGCACTTTGCGTTCCCAGACCGCTATCCGATTCTGGACGTGAGGGCGATGAATACTGTCGGTGGGTCGACCCTCTACAACTTCGAGAAATGGCTGGAGTATTGCGAACTGTGTCGGGCGACCGCCAGGCGCCACGCCGTCTCGATGCGCACCCTCGACAAGGCATTATGGGCTTTCGATAAGGATGCATCCTGACGAGCATCACGATTCCCGGTTCGTACCAACGGTTTGCGGTAGTTCCGTGCGACACGACGCCGACGTCGCGACCTCGAAAACCGGCTAACAATTTGAAATAGCGTCGTTATTCCGGATGCGTGGGTAGCCCTCATAACCTGAAGGTCGCAGGTTCAAATCCTGCCCCCGCAACCAAAATCAACAAAAAAACACACACACAAAACTCAAACGCAAAAACGCGCGAGATCGATAATCTGTGAAAGAGAACAAAAAGTGAACATAAAAGGGGCGAAGGGAGACAGGGGCCAGCGCGGAAACAAAGATCACCAAACAGGCAGCTCGCGAAAGGCGCCCTGAAAGCCTGACCGTTCTGGTCCGGTTGCGCCAGACACCTGCCTCCCAGTCCGCGCGGAAGCGCCAGGGCCGGCACCCGCACCAAAACGGCAAACAAAGACACACAGCCGGCAGAAACCCCCTGGACGAGACCGCTTTGCAGACCCTGACACATCGTCTCAAGGCCAATGCCGAACGCCCCCGCGCACATGACCGCGCGCGGATAACCACTGCCGCTGCGTCTCCTCATGTCCAGTCCGCACCCGACGCCACCCTGACGTCAGACCCCGAACATCCGCCTGCAGCATGGGGGGCAGCCCGGGCGTTCGATCCGTCCGCTGGCTCCTGGCCCTTCCACGGACTGCCCTTTGCTTCGCCGCTTGACGTGACTGCGCGAGAGGCTCTCGGCCGGCGGATCGACATGCATGCGCATGCCGGTCCGGCCGAAATCATGATCCGGCTGCTTGGTCCGGCTGCCTGGTCCAGCTGCTCGCTCCGGCGGCCCAAAGCGCGGCGGACGGGCTGTCGCGCTGCGACACCGCAGTGCTCCCGGAGCTTGTCCGGGCGCTTCTCTTGCTTGCAGAGGATCCCGACCTTGCGCCGGCGGCACGCCGAAGCCTGAAGGGCAGCTGGATCCTCAGCGGATCGGCCGACTGGGGCATCCTGCTCTGGCCCGGGGGGCTGCTCGTAGTCCAGCGTTCCGCCGAGGCATTGCAAGCCCGCGTGTCCACGTCCCTTCCGCAGGGCGCAAGTGCCCGCCTGGTTCCGTCATCCGGCCTGGTCAGGCCAGAGAGGGGGAAAAGACCTGCAGCAGGTCCTCCGGACACCGGGCAACGAGATCGGCGCCGACAGTCTCGAACTGGTCGGCCGCACTGACCACGGCGGCGCCGCCAATGGCCGTCAGCGTGCGCGGCACAAGGGACCGGCAACGGGTCAGGGTCGACCGGCAGTCGGCGACTTCGTCCAACGCACCAATGGACAGGCCGATCACGTCATAGGGTCGCATGGCGAGGCGCATGAACAGGTCGTCCCCCATCTCGACGTCGGCATCGCCGTCCACGTTCCAGCCCATGTCCAGCAGGCAGACCCTGACCAGCGTGATGCCGAGCGTGTGGCGGGTTCCAGCAGATCGCGCGAGCAGCACGCGGCGGGCCGCCGGTCTTGGCGTCACCTGGGCCGCGGCGTGGGCGAGATGGGTGACCACTGTCGCGAGCCGGGTCGAGGCGACGGCAACCTGCATGAAGTCCGCATCATCCTCACACCATTGCACGCCCAGTTCGGCCGCCAGCGGCGAGATCAGGAAGATGGCCAGCGCCGGCAGCGGCACGCGCGAGCGCACGAGCTCGTCGACGAGATCGCGGTGGTGACGGATGTCCGGGTCGAGGAGAGCGGCCAGAAAGCGCTCGCGGAAAGCGACGGCGGCGGCCGCACCGGGGACCGAGAGCGGACGGCGGACCTGCTCCGGTCGGCGCCGGTCGGCGAGCGTCGGTCCGGTCCACACCCGGCCGTAGCGCCGGACAGGATCGGGATGCTGTGACCCGACCAGGCCGGAGACCTGACGACGGACCAGCCGCTCCAGCACTGTCAGTTCCTGACCGGAGAGATGGTCCTGCTGCGGGCCTCTCGGGTCGACACGGCCGCTCCGTTGCGCCAAGGGCTGCGCGCCCGGGCCATCGAACTGGCCGTTGATCCTGTCCTTGTCCAGCATTGCCCCCTCCTGATGATCAGGTCTGGACGGTCAGGCTCCTCCCCTCCGCCAGCGGTCTCCTTCATTGCCCCCTTGGCTCGCGCCGAAGTGCCTCCTTCACCATTCCCTCGGAGCGCAAGCCATGCAGGGCACCGACAAGATCGGACACCTGGCTGCGGATCGTGCGTTCCAGTATTCCCATGTCCTGCACCGACAGCTGGGCAAACTTGCCCGGCCGTCGCGACAGCGCGCGCCTGCCGTGCTCGGCCGGATCGCCCGAAGCGCCCGAAGCTCCCGAAGCTCCCGGCCCTCCGGCGGCGGCCACGTTGTCGGCGCCCGCGGACGCGCCATTCGCCTGTGCCATGCGGCCTTCATCGACCCCAGCCGCCAGGCGCCCGCATGTTCTCGTGGCCCGGCTTGCTGCCGCGCCCGTCAGCCCCTCCGCACGCGCGGGGCCTGCCTCCCCTCCTGGCGCCTCGGCCGCCTGCGCGTCCGCCGCTGCAGGCCGTCGCGGATGCCGTGGGCGTCTGCCCGTCTGTCGTTCTCGATAGGTCATTGCCCCCTCCCGTTGACGTGACCTATTTGATCGGGGGCTTGCCCCGTCCTGCATTCGATCACAGATCGCACGTCCTGTCCCGCATCCTCTTGCGGCGGACGGCCTTGGCCCTGCCTTCCTTCACCTGTGTTCCGCGTGATGGGTCCAGACCGGCCTGTCCTCGGTCCAGGTCGGATAGCCGCCGATCCGGGCCGTGCCGTGTTGATCGGCCTGCCCGAGCGCGTCGCGGACGAGGCTGGCGATCTGGCGGGCGTTCAGGCCGGCGTCGTCATACATGTCCCGGGGCGAGGCCTGAGCTATGAACCGGTCCGGCAGCGTCAGCGTGCGGATGTCGCAGCGACCGTCCAGAAGTCCGCGGCCGGCCAGATGGTGCAGGACGAGCGCCCCGAACCCGCCCGTGGCCCCTTCCTCGATCGTGACGAGCAGCCGATGCGTGGCCATCAGGTCCTCGATCAGGCCGGTGTCGAGCGGCTTGGCAAACCGGGCGTCGGCGACAGTGACCGAGATGCCGAGCGCCGCGAGCAGGGCCCGGGCCTCGAGACATTCGCCGAGCCTGGCGCCAAAGGACAGGAGCGCTGCCGTGTGGCCGATGTCCACGATGCGTCCCTTGCCGAGCGGCAGGACGAGGGGCGGCTCGGGCAGGGGCGCGCCGGTGCCTTCCCCGCGCGGATAGCGCAAGGCGATCGGACCGCCGTCGTGGTCCGCCGCGGTCCGCACCATGTGGGCGAGTTCCGCCTCGTCGGCGGCTGCCATCACCGTGAAATTCGGCAGGTTGGCAAGAAACCCGATGTCGAAGGCACCCGCATGGGTCGGCCCGTCCGCTCCCACGAGACCTGCCCTGTCGATCGCGAAGCGAACCGGCAGGTTCTGCAAGGCGACGTCATGCACGACCTGGTCATAGCCACGCTGCAGGAAGGTGGAATAGATCGCGCAGAAGGGCCGGTATCCGCTGGCCGCAAGCCCGGCCGCAAAGGCGACAGCGTGCTGCTCGGCAATTCCGACGTCGAAGCTGCGCTCCGGGAACTGGCGCTGGAAATGGTCGATCCCGGTGCCGTCGGGCATGGCGGCGGTGATGGCAACCAGACGCGGATCCGTCACCGCCAGGCGTGCGAGCGTCTTGCCGAAGACCTCGGTGTAGCTGGGCGCGCGCGCGACCGGCTTGCGCTGCTGGCCCGTCGCCACGTCGAAGGGATTGACGCCATGATAGCGGTCGCGCGAGGCCTCTGCCGGCGCATAGCCCGCGCCCTTGCGCGTGCGGACATGAACCACGACGGGGCCGGGATCGGCAGTCCTGAGCCGGCGAAAGAGCGCGAGCAGCGCGGGCAGATCGTGCCCGTCAACCGGTCCCTCATAGGCGAACCCGAGCGTTTCAAACAGGCTGGCCGGACGGATGCCCGGATCGCCATCCCGGCTGTTGCCGGCAGACGCGACGAGCGCGTTCAGATGTGCCGACAGGGCCCCGGTCGGCGGCGCGATCGACATGTTGTTGTCATTGACGACAATGAGGAGCCGGTGACCCGACAGGCCCGCGTTGTTCAGGCCCTCGAAGGCCATGCCGGCCGTCAGCGCGCCGTCACCGATGACGCAGATGGTGAAGCCGTCGTCGCCGCTGAGCCGCCGCGCGGCTGCAAAACCGAGACCGGCCGACACGGACGTCGAGGAATGGGCCGCGCCGAACGGATCGTAGGGGCTCTCGTCCCGCCGGGTGAAGCCGGACAGCCCGTCCTTCTTGCGCAGGCTGCGCATGCGTTCCCGCCGGCCCGTCAGCACCTTGTGCGGATAGCACTGGTGACCGACGTCCCACAGCAGCGTGTCCTGCGGCGTGTCGAAGACGGTGTGCAGCGCCACCGTCAGTTCGACCACGCCCAGACCGGAGCCAAGGTGGCCACCCGTCTCGGACACGACCGCAATGACCTCGCGGCGCAGTTCCTCTGCAACCTGCACAAGCTCCGGTTCGGTCAGCCGCCGGAGATCCCGCGGGCTGCCGATCGTGTCAAGCAACGGAGCTGTGACTGACGTATCGGACTTCAAGCTCATAGCGTTCCCTCCCGCACATGAGCCCGTCATTCAGCTGGCAATTCGCCGGTAGGTCTGGCTTGCGCCCGGCCAAGCCGAAGATATCACGTCACCAACGGACGGTAGCATCTGGCGTCCATACTCGGAGATTTGAGGTCTGGTGTAAACTTTTTTTTACATCCATGAAAACACCGGGTCTTGCCGGCGGCGTGCCGCAGCGTTGCGCTGCAAC encodes:
- a CDS encoding site-specific integrase, which translates into the protein MATIRKRTLPSGLVRWQVDFTDQAGKRRSKLFPRRKDADVYLVKVRSLVANHTYLADSDSTTVAEAAKAWLDHCEVRCKTGRRMERSTLRGYSDYVRLHITAPEIGIGEKLIAQLTRRHVNEFRDRMLMNGRSEHLTRRALSVLKLALDHAIDNGQLFTNAAQGVRVIKSSRIEHKAPVPTKEAIRALIEAADEDFKPHLIVSALGGLRASELRGLRWQDVDFDKGFLHIRQRADAYNQMGEPKSRAGFRDIPAGPMVLNALRRWKLRCPKNAHDLVFPAPQGGILQHTKTQARFRKLLEKVEVTMRWHDLRHFAVSLWIEQGFSIKEVMTFAGHSSIQMTMERYGHLFPSPDHQKAMAMVEAKLLG
- a CDS encoding cobalamin B12-binding domain-containing protein, coding for MLDKDRINGQFDGPGAQPLAQRSGRVDPRGPQQDHLSGQELTVLERLVRRQVSGLVGSQHPDPVRRYGRVWTGPTLADRRRPEQVRRPLSVPGAAAAVAFRERFLAALLDPDIRHHRDLVDELVRSRVPLPALAIFLISPLAAELGVQWCEDDADFMQVAVASTRLATVVTHLAHAAAQVTPRPAARRVLLARSAGTRHTLGITLVRVCLLDMGWNVDGDADVEMGDDLFMRLAMRPYDVIGLSIGALDEVADCRSTLTRCRSLVPRTLTAIGGAAVVSAADQFETVGADLVARCPEDLLQVFSPSLA
- a CDS encoding 1-deoxy-D-xylulose-5-phosphate synthase, translating into MSLKSDTSVTAPLLDTIGSPRDLRRLTEPELVQVAEELRREVIAVVSETGGHLGSGLGVVELTVALHTVFDTPQDTLLWDVGHQCYPHKVLTGRRERMRSLRKKDGLSGFTRRDESPYDPFGAAHSSTSVSAGLGFAAARRLSGDDGFTICVIGDGALTAGMAFEGLNNAGLSGHRLLIVVNDNNMSIAPPTGALSAHLNALVASAGNSRDGDPGIRPASLFETLGFAYEGPVDGHDLPALLALFRRLRTADPGPVVVHVRTRKGAGYAPAEASRDRYHGVNPFDVATGQQRKPVARAPSYTEVFGKTLARLAVTDPRLVAITAAMPDGTGIDHFQRQFPERSFDVGIAEQHAVAFAAGLAASGYRPFCAIYSTFLQRGYDQVVHDVALQNLPVRFAIDRAGLVGADGPTHAGAFDIGFLANLPNFTVMAAADEAELAHMVRTAADHDGGPIALRYPRGEGTGAPLPEPPLVLPLGKGRIVDIGHTAALLSFGARLGECLEARALLAALGISVTVADARFAKPLDTGLIEDLMATHRLLVTIEEGATGGFGALVLHHLAGRGLLDGRCDIRTLTLPDRFIAQASPRDMYDDAGLNARQIASLVRDALGQADQHGTARIGGYPTWTEDRPVWTHHAEHR